A genomic stretch from Deinococcus radiotolerans includes:
- a CDS encoding desiccation-associated late embryogenesis abundant protein — protein sequence MKSDRHFPVKRLLLLGALVGAGAYYFSREQNRRALDAKLAELGLKDAAHDVGSSVTKGWEKTKEAAKDAGAVIADKAGEVKDAAAGGAQAAADKAKEVAGDVKDAVQGAAAKAGDAAKDVAGTASDKASDVKAAAQDKAGDLKAAAQDKAGDVKAAAQEKAAEVKAETQAKVADVKADAQKTANDVKGAARDVKNS from the coding sequence TTTTCCCGTGAAACGACTGCTGCTCCTGGGCGCCCTGGTGGGCGCGGGGGCGTACTACTTCAGCCGTGAGCAGAACCGCCGGGCGCTGGACGCCAAGCTGGCCGAACTGGGCCTGAAGGACGCCGCGCATGACGTGGGTTCCAGCGTCACCAAGGGCTGGGAGAAGACCAAGGAGGCCGCCAAGGACGCCGGGGCCGTCATTGCCGACAAGGCCGGCGAGGTGAAGGACGCCGCCGCCGGGGGCGCGCAGGCCGCCGCGGACAAGGCCAAGGAGGTGGCCGGGGACGTGAAAGATGCCGTGCAGGGCGCCGCCGCGAAGGCCGGGGACGCCGCCAAGGACGTGGCGGGCACCGCCAGCGACAAGGCTTCAGACGTGAAGGCCGCCGCTCAGGACAAGGCGGGTGACTTGAAAGCGGCCGCGCAGGACAAGGCGGGGGACGTGAAGGCAGCGGCCCAGGAGAAGGCCGCCGAGGTCAAGGCGGAGACTCAGGCGAAGGTCGCGGACGTGAAGGCGGACGCGCAGAAGACCGCGAACGACGTGAAGGGCGCCGCCCGCGACGTCAAGAACTCCTGA
- a CDS encoding M42 family metallopeptidase: protein MTSLNREFLFKLLDAAAPSGLERRAADVWLAEADAFARTHEDHYGNVYAEVGPEDAPAIALMGHLDEIGLIVSHIGDEGFLSVLPVGGWDPQVLVGQRIRVLAPGGDLIGVIGKKAIHVMEAEERTKASKIEDLWIDLGLSPDEVKEQVPVGTYAVIEQGPIMVGTRVVGRALDNRVGAFIVLEALRAVADKNLPYRVVAVGTSQEEIGCFGAQLGGYHLNPVAGVAVDVTHETKQPGVSEKKYGVVPFGSGANLTVSPMVSPVLTRQMTDAGREAGVPFTLSASGRYSGTDADALTLVRAGVPTAVVSIPNRYMHSPSEMVDERDVQACTDIIAAWLEHLPQGADFTRR from the coding sequence GTGACCAGTCTCAACCGGGAATTTCTGTTCAAGCTTCTGGACGCCGCCGCCCCCAGCGGCCTGGAACGCCGCGCCGCCGACGTGTGGCTCGCCGAGGCCGACGCTTTCGCACGCACGCACGAGGACCACTACGGCAACGTGTACGCCGAGGTCGGCCCCGAGGACGCGCCCGCCATTGCCCTGATGGGCCACCTGGACGAGATCGGCCTGATCGTCTCGCACATCGGGGACGAGGGCTTCCTGAGTGTCCTGCCGGTTGGCGGCTGGGACCCGCAGGTGCTCGTGGGGCAGCGCATCCGCGTGCTCGCGCCCGGCGGCGACCTGATCGGCGTGATCGGCAAGAAGGCCATTCACGTCATGGAAGCAGAGGAGCGCACCAAGGCGAGCAAGATCGAGGACCTCTGGATTGACCTGGGCCTCAGCCCGGACGAGGTCAAGGAGCAGGTGCCGGTCGGCACGTACGCCGTGATCGAGCAGGGCCCCATCATGGTCGGCACGCGCGTCGTGGGCCGCGCGCTGGACAACCGCGTGGGCGCGTTCATCGTGCTAGAAGCGCTGCGGGCCGTCGCCGACAAGAACCTCCCGTACCGCGTGGTGGCCGTGGGCACCAGCCAGGAGGAGATAGGCTGCTTCGGCGCGCAACTCGGCGGGTACCACCTGAACCCCGTGGCGGGCGTCGCCGTGGACGTCACGCACGAGACCAAGCAGCCCGGCGTGAGCGAGAAGAAGTACGGCGTGGTGCCCTTCGGGTCCGGCGCGAACCTGACCGTCAGCCCGATGGTCAGCCCCGTCCTGACCCGCCAGATGACCGACGCAGGCCGCGAGGCGGGCGTGCCCTTCACGCTGAGCGCCTCGGGCCGCTACTCCGGCACGGACGCCGACGCCCTGACCCTGGTGCGCGCGGGCGTACCCACCGCGGTGGTCAGCATCCCCAACCGCTACATGCACTCGCCCAGCGAGATGGTCGATGAGCGCGACGTGCAGGCCTGTACGGACATCATCGCCGCGTGGCTGGAACACCTGCCGCAGGGCGCGGACTTCACCCGCCGCTGA